Proteins encoded by one window of Lycium barbarum isolate Lr01 chromosome 11, ASM1917538v2, whole genome shotgun sequence:
- the LOC132617669 gene encoding protein ARABIDOPSIS THALIANA ANTHER 7-like, which translates to MAAKKNILVFVAVVLMVVLISTPCYASKDEICKDVDACFEYCEVYVEGITPNPTRECCDNLLILNGRVKYIDNGVRRYCYCIEDFSHSHYHPPYLQSRILNMARICGIHRSFPISEHMDCSKL; encoded by the exons ATGGCAGCCAAGAAGAATATACTAGTTTTTGTTGCAGTTGTATTAATGGTAGTTCTAATAAGTACTCCATGCTATGCATCCAAAGATGAAATCTGCAAAGACGTGGATGCTTGCTTTGAGTATTGTGAAGTTTATGTAGAAGGGATTACTCCGAACCCGACCCGTGAGTGTTGTGACAACTTACTTATATTGAATGGCAGGGTAAAATATATAGACAATGGGGTTCGTAGGTATTGTTACTGCATAGAAGATTTCAGTCATAGTCACTATCATCCTCCTTATCTCCAATCCCGTATTCTGAATATGGCTAGAATATGTGGTATTCATCGTAGCTTCCCTATCTCTGAGCACATGGATTGTTCTAA GCTATAG
- the LOC132619454 gene encoding protein ARABIDOPSIS THALIANA ANTHER 7-like, whose translation MAYFAAFVIVFLAISRSSLAWFDSDCSDVTDVFSWCESFVDGVEQTPSDQCCNSLRNLNTIVKQEDQGATRIYQCIENMKNTGDHPSYQEDRIADLYNYCQIHLSFPISEHMDCYSINN comes from the exons ATGGCATATTTTGCAGCTTTTGTTATAGTTTTTCTTGCAATTTCAAGATCAAGTTTGGCTTGGTTCGATTCGGATTGTTCAGATGTCACTGATGTTTTCTCATGGTGTGAAAGTTTCGTTGATGGAGTCGAACAAACTCCATCGGACCAATGTTGCAATAGCCTCAGAAATTTAAACACCATTGTGAAACAAGAAGACCAAGGTGCTACAAGAATTTACCAGTGTATTGAAAACATGAAAAATACTGGAGATCATCCTTCATACCAAGAAGATCGAATCGCCGATCTCTATAATTACTGTCAAATACACCTTAGCTTCCCTATTTCTGAACACATggattgttacag taTTAATAATTAG
- the LOC132619453 gene encoding non-specific lipid-transfer protein 13-like gives MTTKCLLVFVALVLVVLISPCNAFRVLGPEDAICKNVNAYFEDCENFVDGKNSLPTRKCCNNLKILNGGVKYIKNGVRRFCSCIVDFSNSHDHPPYLQYRIEQLYIACRVHLSFPISEHMDCYKL, from the exons ATGACAACCAAATGTCTACTAGTTTTTGTTGCACTTGTGTTGGTGGTTCTAATAAGTCCATGCAATGCATTCAGAGTCCTTGGTCCTGAAGATGCAATTTGTAAGAATGTGAATGCTTACTTTGAAGATTGTGAAAATTTTGTAGATGGGAAAAATAGTCTTCCAACACGTAAGTGTTGTAACAACTTAAAGATATTGAATGGAGGGGTAAAATATATAAAGAATGGGGTTCGTAGGTTTTGTTCATGCATTGTAGACTTCAGCAATAGCCATGATCATCCTCCTTATCTCCAGTATAGAATCGAACAACTTTATATAGCATGTCGTGTTCATCTTAGTTTTCCCATCTCTGAGCACATGGATTGCTACAA GCTTTAG